One window from the genome of Bacillus tianshenii encodes:
- a CDS encoding GDP-mannose 4,6-dehydratase, with protein MNILLTGGAGFIGRWTAKKLLNDGHHVTILDDLSNGREENIEEFRGQLKQFIVGDIKDKSLLQKLFNDEEFDVCYHLGASINVQDSIDDPETTFNNDTLGTFYILEECRKHNVKVVFMSTCMVYDRCSEESGITEEHPTKPASPYAGAKIAAENMVLSYYYAYGLPTVVIRPFNTYGPFQKTGGEGGVVAIFIKRKLDGETLNIYGEGTQTRDLLYVEDCARFVVEAGYSDAVNGEIVNAGLGRDITVNDLAKLIVEDETRIQHVEHIHPQSEIQKLLCNYEKAKHLLNWEPQVTLEEGIKRTEEWIKEGHLD; from the coding sequence GTGAATATTCTTTTAACAGGCGGTGCCGGCTTTATCGGTCGTTGGACTGCTAAGAAGTTACTTAATGATGGACATCACGTTACAATATTAGATGATTTATCAAACGGGCGAGAGGAAAATATTGAAGAATTTAGAGGGCAATTAAAGCAATTTATCGTTGGGGATATTAAAGATAAAAGTTTGCTTCAAAAGCTCTTTAATGATGAGGAATTTGATGTTTGCTATCACCTTGGTGCATCCATTAATGTCCAAGATTCAATTGATGACCCTGAAACAACGTTTAATAATGATACACTTGGAACGTTTTATATACTAGAAGAATGCCGTAAGCACAATGTGAAAGTTGTCTTTATGAGTACATGCATGGTTTATGACCGCTGCAGTGAGGAAAGTGGTATTACAGAAGAACATCCAACTAAGCCAGCATCCCCCTATGCAGGTGCAAAAATTGCTGCTGAAAATATGGTATTGTCTTATTATTATGCTTACGGTCTTCCGACTGTTGTTATCCGCCCATTTAATACATATGGACCTTTTCAAAAAACAGGTGGTGAAGGCGGAGTAGTGGCTATTTTTATTAAACGAAAGCTTGATGGTGAAACATTAAATATTTATGGTGAAGGAACACAAACACGTGATTTGTTATATGTAGAAGATTGTGCGCGCTTTGTTGTTGAAGCAGGCTATTCAGATGCTGTAAATGGGGAAATTGTAAATGCAGGGCTTGGCCGAGATATTACGGTGAATGATTTAGCAAAATTAATTGTAGAAGATGAAACAAGAATTCAGCATGTTGAACATATCCATCCCCAAAGTGAAATCCAGAAGCTTCTATGTAACTATGAAAAAGCAAAACATCTATTGAATTGGGAACCACAAGTAACGTTAGAAGAAGGGATTAAACGTACAGAAGAATGGATTAAGGAAGGTCATCTCGACTAA
- the pseC gene encoding UDP-4-amino-4,6-dideoxy-N-acetyl-beta-L-altrosamine transaminase, with protein MLAIHGGKPVREDFLPYGQQWLDEEDIQSVLETLKSPFITQGPKIEEFEQAVADYVGATYAVAFCNGTAALHGACYAAGINEGDEVITTPMTFVATSNSILYAGGKPVFADIDQHTYNISPDEIAKKITSRTKAVIAVDYTGQPADLDRIKEICHANQLVFIEDAAHSIGAEYKGKKVGTQADMTMFSFHPVKHITTAEGGMIVTNNAEHAEKLRLFRSHGITKDKMLKDEGPWYYEMHDLGMNYRMTDLQAALGVSQLKRLDTFVDLRRKWAAMYTEAFQELEGVQPPYQHPDGDSSWHLYMLKLELDKLSMSRREIFDALRAENIGVHVHYIPVHLQPYYQQLGYQKGDYPIAENWYETALTLPLFPKMSTGDVESVIAAVKKVIQK; from the coding sequence TTGTTAGCAATTCACGGAGGTAAGCCTGTAAGAGAAGATTTTCTTCCTTATGGACAACAATGGCTTGATGAGGAAGATATTCAGTCTGTCTTAGAAACATTGAAAAGTCCGTTTATTACTCAAGGACCAAAGATAGAAGAGTTTGAACAAGCGGTTGCAGATTATGTCGGTGCAACATATGCTGTGGCCTTTTGTAATGGAACAGCGGCGCTTCACGGTGCTTGCTATGCTGCAGGTATTAACGAAGGCGATGAAGTGATTACGACACCAATGACGTTTGTCGCGACTAGTAATAGTATCCTTTATGCTGGTGGAAAGCCTGTTTTCGCTGATATTGATCAACACACTTATAATATTTCTCCAGATGAAATTGCAAAGAAAATAACAAGCAGAACAAAAGCTGTAATAGCTGTTGATTATACGGGACAACCGGCTGACTTGGATCGTATTAAAGAAATCTGTCATGCTAATCAATTAGTCTTTATCGAAGACGCTGCACATTCAATCGGCGCTGAGTACAAAGGGAAGAAAGTTGGTACACAAGCTGATATGACGATGTTCAGCTTTCATCCTGTTAAGCACATTACAACTGCAGAAGGCGGAATGATTGTAACGAATAATGCAGAACATGCAGAGAAGCTTAGATTATTTCGCTCTCATGGAATTACGAAGGATAAGATGCTCAAGGATGAAGGGCCTTGGTATTATGAAATGCATGATTTAGGTATGAATTACCGGATGACAGACCTCCAAGCTGCACTTGGAGTTTCTCAATTAAAACGATTAGACACCTTTGTAGATTTACGTAGAAAGTGGGCTGCAATGTATACAGAAGCATTTCAAGAACTTGAAGGTGTCCAACCTCCTTATCAGCATCCAGATGGAGATTCGAGTTGGCATTTATATATGCTAAAGCTTGAGTTAGATAAGTTAAGCATGTCTCGTCGAGAGATTTTTGATGCTTTGCGGGCAGAAAATATAGGTGTTCATGTTCACTATATCCCCGTGCATTTACAGCCTTATTATCAGCAGCTTGGCTACCAAAAAGGAGACTACCCAATTGCAGAAAATTGGTATGAAACAGCGCTTACCTTGCCGTTGTTTCCTAAAATGAGCACAGGTGATGTGGAATCAGTCATTGCTGCGGTTAAAAAAGTGATACAAAAATAA
- the flaG gene encoding flagellar protein FlaG: MVTQASNNTYLLANYPNTKQITNIGSNNAVSQAKSTKVENIIYLGNQEKQQSNELSVSKEVLRKQVEELNKLAEASYTTLSFKLHEKTDRYYVQVVDQGTKEVVREVPPEKFLDMMGRMWEFMGLIIDEKI; encoded by the coding sequence ATGGTTACTCAGGCATCTAACAATACCTATTTGTTAGCTAATTACCCTAACACCAAGCAAATCACTAATATTGGGTCGAACAATGCTGTCTCTCAAGCAAAAAGTACTAAAGTTGAAAATATTATTTATCTCGGTAATCAAGAAAAGCAACAAAGTAATGAGCTGTCGGTAAGCAAAGAGGTACTACGTAAGCAAGTGGAGGAACTAAACAAACTTGCTGAAGCAAGTTATACTACACTTAGCTTTAAGTTACATGAAAAAACAGATAGGTATTACGTGCAAGTAGTTGATCAAGGAACGAAGGAAGTTGTCCGCGAAGTTCCTCCTGAAAAGTTTCTTGATATGATGGGTCGTATGTGGGAATTTATGGGCCTTATAATAGATGAGAAAATTTAA
- a CDS encoding sialidase family protein yields the protein MKKKTIIPRKPFTYSSFPTITMHNDDVFLYYRQGRTSRSFVHGYEGSVKRWKINKNRLIENFENDRLIVHDRGYETTTFENRNENELDAIVSKLDDNLYSLVTRCYLPRKLNQPYVSISTTPEFDKRTPVKVPEVQWCVLYGKAFSSEHGYVFPAYGSLRNEPGERAFLLVTEDGKHWSVLSALPLNPKEYILNESSVTCDGEQYTIYMRSNKFPFAIWKSHSDDLIEWTLPERAIEKAQAPMAITYQHNTYVTYRDFSISHRWATSLKVNDNSPIRLEEYVGNPYDGGYSDLIMLNDKQLFVTYYNGNQAAEPFIRGALLHIDER from the coding sequence TTGAAAAAGAAAACGATTATTCCACGAAAACCGTTTACCTATTCATCATTCCCTACTATTACAATGCATAATGACGATGTTTTCCTTTACTATCGTCAAGGCCGAACAAGCCGTTCATTTGTACATGGCTATGAAGGTTCAGTAAAGCGCTGGAAAATAAATAAAAACCGTCTAATCGAAAACTTTGAGAATGATCGATTAATTGTTCATGACCGCGGCTATGAAACTACGACATTCGAAAATAGAAATGAAAATGAGCTTGATGCCATTGTTTCAAAACTCGATGATAATCTCTATTCACTCGTCACTCGGTGTTATTTGCCAAGGAAGCTAAACCAGCCTTATGTATCAATTTCAACTACTCCAGAATTTGATAAACGCACACCAGTCAAGGTACCCGAAGTACAGTGGTGCGTGTTATATGGTAAAGCCTTCAGTTCCGAGCATGGCTATGTATTCCCTGCATACGGTTCATTACGAAATGAGCCTGGCGAACGCGCTTTCTTACTTGTTACAGAGGATGGAAAGCACTGGTCTGTATTAAGTGCTCTTCCGCTTAACCCAAAAGAGTACATCTTAAATGAAAGCTCTGTCACCTGTGATGGTGAACAATATACCATTTACATGCGAAGCAACAAGTTTCCTTTTGCAATTTGGAAATCCCATTCAGACGATTTAATAGAATGGACCCTACCTGAAAGAGCAATCGAAAAGGCACAAGCTCCAATGGCAATTACTTATCAACATAATACGTATGTAACTTACCGTGATTTCTCAATTTCTCATCGTTGGGCGACATCTCTTAAAGTCAACGACAACTCACCAATCCGTCTAGAAGAATATGTAGGCAACCCATATGATGGCGGCTATTCAGATTTAATCATGCTCAATGACAAGCAACTCTTTGTAACCTACTACAATGGAAATCAAGCTGCTGAACCTTTCATAAGAGGAGCGCTACTTCATATAGATGAACGCTAG